A single region of the Lates calcarifer isolate ASB-BC8 linkage group LG3, TLL_Latcal_v3, whole genome shotgun sequence genome encodes:
- the dnajc8 gene encoding dnaJ homolog subfamily C member 8: protein MAAAGGEPSQIVSDELFQNFYSEVKQIEKRDSVLTSKQQIDRLLRPGSSYFNLNPFEVLQIDPDATDDELKKRFRALSILVHPDKNQDDPDRAQKAFEAVDKAYKLLLDPEQKKRALDVIHAGKEYVEHMVKEKRKQLKKEGKPLDVEEDDSEVFKQAVYKQTMKLFAELEIKRKEREAKEMHERKRAREEEIEAAEKAKREREWQKNFEETRDGRVDSWRNFQAKGKSKEKKNRSFLKPPKVKMEQRE, encoded by the exons ATGGCGGCCGCCGGAGGAGAGCCCTCTCAGATTGTATCGGATGAATTATTTCAAAACTTTTATTCAGAG GTGAAGCAGATTGAGAAAAGAGACTCTGTGTTAACCTCCAAGCAGCAGATAGACAGACTGCTCAGACCTGGCTCGTCTTACTTCAATCTCAATCCCTTTGAG GTACTGCAAATTGATCCAGATGCAACAGATGACGAACTGAAGAAAAGATTTCGGGCG TTGTCCATTTTGGTCCATCCAGACAAAAATCAGGATGATCCAGACAGAGCACAGAAAGCCTTCGAAG CTGTGGACAAGGCATACAAACTCCTCCTGGATCCTGAACAAAAGAAGAGAGCCTTAGATGTGATCCATGCGGGAAAAGAATATGTGGAGCACATG GTTaaggagaaaaggaaacagtTGAAGAAAGAAGGGAAGCCATTGGATGTGGAGGAGGATGACTCTGAAGTG TTCAAGCAAGCAGTGTACAAACAGACCATGAAGCTATTTGCAGAGCTTGAAATcaagaggaaggaaagggaaGCAAAGGAAATGCATGAAAG gaAAAGGGCAAGAGAGGAGGAAATCGAGGCAGCAGAGAAAGCAAAACGAGAGAGAGAATGGCAGAAAAACTTTGAG GAAACAAGAGATGGCCGTGTGGACAGCTGGAGGAACTTCCAGGCCAAAGGCAAGAGCAAGGAGAAAAAGAACAGGTCCTTCCTCAAACCACCAAAAGTCAAGATGGAACAGAGGGAATGA